The following proteins are encoded in a genomic region of Candidatus Polarisedimenticolaceae bacterium:
- a CDS encoding YajG family lipoprotein has translation MSDMRDGGNPADVGRWNKRPIHVQGEPSVPAFVDEISRRVLTEWGFRLDEKAPTALRIEIAEFRVDVLELIVGHVTLRAVLAASDGTVIWERSVTGDAHRFGLSHNADNYNEALSDALKGALASLVTAPEFQDAVTERSKGDGALPSVPTPAALLASLREMQGAGVSPDLLLGFVKQFEHIESFAAHDVVAWKDAGIPDVVMAEALQRSKKAP, from the coding sequence GTGAGCGACATGCGAGATGGCGGAAATCCGGCTGACGTGGGTAGGTGGAACAAGCGTCCGATTCACGTCCAAGGCGAGCCGTCCGTTCCTGCCTTTGTTGATGAGATTTCGCGACGAGTCCTAACCGAGTGGGGCTTTCGGCTCGATGAGAAAGCGCCGACTGCGCTTCGAATCGAAATTGCCGAGTTTAGGGTCGACGTCTTGGAACTCATCGTAGGACACGTGACTCTGCGCGCTGTACTCGCCGCATCCGATGGCACGGTCATTTGGGAGCGATCCGTCACCGGCGACGCACACCGGTTCGGGTTGTCCCACAACGCGGACAACTACAATGAGGCACTCAGTGACGCGCTCAAGGGAGCGCTTGCATCTCTTGTGACGGCACCGGAATTCCAGGATGCGGTCACCGAACGATCTAAAGGCGACGGCGCTCTGCCATCCGTCCCCACTCCTGCAGCACTTCTTGCGAGCCTACGGGAGATGCAGGGCGCTGGAGTCAGCCCGGATCTGCTCCTGGGGTTTGTGAAGCAGTTCGAGCACATCGAATCCTTCGCCGCTCACGACGTCGTTGCTTGGAAAGACGCCGGCATACCCGACGTCGTAATGGCCGAAGCATTGCAGCGCTCCAAGAAGGCTCCTTAG